A region of the Amycolatopsis sp. cg13 genome:
CCGGCCCGCCGCGCGGTCCGCGTCGGCAGCCGCTCGATCGAGCGCGTCCGCGGCGGCGTTGAGCCGCTCGCTCGTCGAACCTGCCATCGGGACCTCCGCTTCCGGGAGAGCGCGAACCGCGGCCCGCCACCCTCTGGACAGATCTAACCCCATCGAGGCGGCCCGGGTCACTCGGCCGGGCGTGCGACGATTCCACATCGTGGGGATCCTTGACCGGGCGTTCCCCGCACCGCCAGAATTGGAGTCATGCCAGAGAACCGGGAAGTGCCGCTAGCCGGCCGTGCCCCGGCACGGACGGACGGCGAGGGCGTGGCCGCTCTCCTCAAGCGTCGCGGTCGTCTCGGCTCTCCTCCCGCGTAGGCGATTTTCCGCTGCCACAGCCGAATTCACCTATTCTTCCGGGAGTACCGCCATGTCTGTAGACCTGCCTGCCCGCCTGCGCTCGTCCGTTACGCCGGACGACGGAATCCTCGAAGGCCCGCGCGTGCTGCACCGGCTTTCCGGTGCCGAAGCTCCGTACGAGCTGTTCACCTTGCGCCCCCTCGGACGGGTGATCGGCGCTGAAATATCCGGAGTGGACCTCGGCGCGCCGGTTTCGCCGCAGCTGCGCGCCGAGCTGAACCGCGCCTTGCTGGAGTGGAAGGTGCTGTTCTTCCGCGACCAGCACATCACGTCCGAGCAGCAGCGCGCGTTCGCCGCGAACTGGGGCGAACTGGAAACGAACCCGTTCATCCCGCGGGGAGATTCCGACCAGGTCGTGCGGTTCACCCGCACCGCCGGAATGCCCGGGTACGAGAACATCTGGCACACCGACGTCACCTGGCGCCCGAATCCGGCGCTCGGCTCGGTGCTGCGCCTGGTCGAGGTCCCGCCGATCGGCGGCGACACGATGTGGGCCGACATGGCCGCCGCCTACGACAACCTGCCCGCCGACGTGCGCGAGCGGATCGACGGCCTCACCGCGGTGCACGACTTCATCCCCGGCTTCGACCGGTTCACCGACCCGGATCTGCTGGCCCAGTGGCAGGACGCGTACCCGCCGGTCGAGCACCCGGTGGTGCGGACCCATCCGGAGACCGGACGGCGGACGTTGTTCGTGAACCAGGCCTTCACCACGCACATCGTCGGCCTGGACCGCGCCGAAAGCGACCGGCTGCTGCGGTTTTTGTTCCTGCAGGCGCACACGCCGGAGTTCCAGGTGCGGTTCCGGTGGGAGCCGGATTCGGTGGCGTTCTGGGACAACCGCGCGACCCAGCATTACGCGGTCAACGACTACCACCCGCACGTCCGGATCGCGGAGCGCGTCGCGATCGTCGGGGATCGGCCGTACTGATCAGCGGGTGACGCCGGTGAGGACGGTGTCGACAAGTCGTTCGAGGTAGGCGTCGTCGGCGGATTTCGCGCGGATCAGGGTGTGGAACCACAGGTTCCCGCCCAGTAGATCCATGACCATCTCGGAATCCGCTGTGTCGGCTAGTTCGCCTCGGTCGTGGGCCCGGTCGAAGACGGCCTGCTCGCGGCCGAGGCGGTCGGCGAAGAAGCGTCCGGCTGCCGCGGCGGTGGCGGGACGGTCCGGCAGCGCGGAGACGACGGCCGTGATGATGCGCCGGTTCGCGGGATCGGACAGCAGCCGGTGGATCTGCTTCGCCAGTTCGAGGAGATCCCCGCGCAGGGAGCCGGTGTCGGGGATCGCGAAGGTCAATTCCGGGGCCTGGACCAGGGCGTCGGCGAGGACTTCGTCTTTGGTCGCCCACGTGCGGTAGATCGTCGTTTTGTGCACTCCGGCCTGCGCCGCTACCGCTTCGATCGTCAGTGCGTCGTAACCGCGGTCGGCCAGCAGCGCGAGGGTCGCGGAGAAGATGGCGTCCGCCTTGCGCGGGCGGGAGGCGGTCCGGTCCATGGCCTGATCCTAGCCAGGTTTGCAACGGTGCGTTGCATTTGGTCTCGACCTCGTGGTACACCTGCGAATGCAACGGTCCGTTGCATTCGGCGGGAAGGTGGAGACATGAGCGACGTTCTGCCGGTGGTTTTCGTGCACGGCATCCGGCTGTCCGGGGCGTGTTGGCAGCAGCAGAAACGCCTGGCCCGCGGCCGAATCGCCACGCCCGACCTGCCTGGACACGGGACGCGACGCGGGGAGCGGTTCACCCTCGACGGCGCGGTGGACGCGGTCGTCGAGGCCGTCGACGAGGTCGGCGGCCAGGCGGTTCTGGTCGGGCATTCCCTCGGCGGTTACGTCTCGATCGCGACCGCGGCGCGCCATCCGGATCGGGTCGCTTCCCTGGTGGGAGCCGGATGTTCGCTCGTGCCGAGTTCGGTGCTGCGCGGCGGTTTCCGCTTCGCACGCCGCGGGTTGGCGACGGCAGCGGACGACGGTGCGTCCTTCAGCGCGTGGCTGCTCCGCCGGGTTCTTCCGGCGGAAGTCGCCGAGCCGGTCATCGCCGCGGGGATCGCGTCCGAGGTCATTCCCGACGTGATGGAAGCGGCCGCCGGGATGGATCCGCTCGCCGACCTCGCGCGGTACCCGGGGCGGGTACTTCTGCTCAACGGCCGCCACGACCACTTCCGCCTCGGCGAACGCCGGTTTTTGGCTGCCTGCCAGGACGGAGCGCTGCAGATTGTGCCGGGGGCCGGGCACTACCTGCCGCTTACCCACGGCGAGATGTGCGCGCGGGTGGTGGACCGGTCTCGTGAGTGGCGGGACCGGTTAGCACCGGCGTAACCACTCACGAGACCGGACGGCTAGTGCTCACGAGTGGCGAGGCAGGCCGCCTTCCTCCCCTTCCGCGCTCCCCCGCGCGGTCAAGGCGGCGCCTCGCCACTCGCGAGGCTTCCCCGGGGCAAATCCGTGGAGCCGCGGTCGCGGGCGAAGCGGAAAGTCCCGCGCCCGCGGCTGTTTTCCTCCGGTGGTGGCACCCGCGCACTCGACGACGGTCAACCCCCACGTGACCGTGTCGCCTCCCCCGCGGGGTGCTACCCGTAAGCTCGGAGTGCGGCCTGAAAGTGGTCTGGGCCACAGTTTCCGTGCTCATCGGTAAGGTACTCCCGCCCGGTACCGGTCGACCCCGGGCTTGAGCTGCATTTAAGGCAGATGCGCCGTCCGGGTGACGGCGGGACCAGCGGTCTAGCCGCGAAGTCCTTCGACGGTCGCGAAGCCATCACTGACCGTCACGTTCGTGCCGCGCCGCGCGGACAGTTCGACAAACCGCCGCAGCGCGTCGTCGGCGTCCGCTCCCGTCAACGGTACGCATTCGTTGTCTTCGTCGCGGCGGATCGGCACTAATTCGACCCGCATCTGCTCGCCGACTACGCAGCCGGCGAGCAGTCCGTCGCGGTGCCGGTCGCGCATGGCGGGCCAGTCGAAGACGAGGTTGCCGAGGCTGTAGAGGATCGGGCAGCCGCGGTAGACCTCGACCGGTTGCACGGTGTGCGGTCCGTGTCCGACGACCAGGTCGGCGCCGGCGTCGATGATCGCGTGCGCGTAGGTCACCTGGTATTCGGTCAGTTCTTCGCCGGGGATGCCCCAATGCATCGACACCACGACGTGGTCGGCCTCGGCGCGGGCGCGGCGGATGTCGGCGAGCAGCAGTTCCAGGTCGCGGCGGACCGGCGTGGTGTGCACGATCGGCGGGCGGCCGGGGACGTCCAGGACGCGCGGATCCGGTTGGTACGACGTGTAAGCGCCCGCCGCGGCGACGCCAGGCGAGTCTTCCGTCGCTTCCTGCCCGACCGGCCAGCACAACGAGGTGTAGGCGAGAAACGCGATCCGGCCGCCGGGTCGTTCGAGGATCGCCGGCGCGTGCGCTTCGGCGAGGTTCGCGCCCGCGCCGCAGTGCGCGATTCCGGCACGGTCCAGCACGGCGAGGCTCGCCATCGCCGCGGCTGGCGGGTAAGTGACGTTGTTGGCCACCGACACTACGTCGATTTCGGCGGCGGTCAGCGCGGCGACCATCTCCGGCGGCGAGTGCCGCCAGTTCGGCTTGTGCGGGATGTCCATGCCGGTCGAGCCGGACAGCGGTCCTTCGAGATTCACGAACCGCACATCGGCGCCGGTGAGCAGCGAGGTCAACGGGGCCAGCGCCGTTTCCGGGTTCGCGCGGCCCTGCAGGTTGACGTCTCCGCCGAGTACGAGCGTGATCATTGCGTCAACCCGTCCAAAGGAGGAAATCCCTCCAGCTCGTTACGAATCGTTGCCCTTTCGTCTTCCTCTGCTTCGCTTGTTCGGGGGACGATGCCTCGACCGTTGACATGCAGAGGGGACTCAGGGTGACCATATCCCGTCGTCCCGCCGGGGGCCGCAGCGCCGGTGGGGCAAGACTGACCAGAGGCGCGGTTGCCGTCTCCGCCGCTGCTCTCGTGCTCGGCGGACTGGCCGCGCCCGCTTCGGCGGCCCCCAGCGCGGACGCCCTGATCGCCGAGGTCTACGGCGGTGGCGGCAATTCCGGTGCCACGCTGACCAACGACTTCATCGAGCTGGCCAACCACGGCGGCGCGCCCGTCTCGCTCGACGGCTACAGCGTCCAGTACCTGCCAGGTTCGGCGAGCGCGTCGAGCAAGTGGCAGGTCACGCCGCTCGCCGGAGCTGTCGCGCCGAAGGGCCGTTACCTCGTCGCGGAGGGGAAGGGGAACGGCGGCACGGTCGCGCTGCCGACGCCTGACGCGACCGGGGCCATCGCGATGTCCGCGACCGCCGGGACGGTCGCACTCGTGTCCGACAGCGCGCCGCTGACCTGCAAGACCGCTGCCGATTGCGCGGCGGACAGCCGGGTCAAGGACCTCGTTGGCTTCGGCGATGCCGTTGTCCGCGAAGGAGAACCGGCCGCCGCGCCGTCCAACACGACCTCGGTCGCTCGGGCGGCGACGCTCGCCGACACCGACAACAACAGCGCGGACTTCGCCGTCGGCGACCCGACGCCCACCAACACCAAGGGCGAGACCACCGGCACTCAGCCGGGCGAGCCGGGTGTTCCGGCGAAGATCCACGACATCCAGGGCACCACGCGGATTTCGCCGTTCAAGGACAAGCAGGTCGAGGACGTCACCGGCATCGTCACCGCGGTGCGCGGCTTCGGCTCGGCGCGCGGGTTCTGGATCACCGACCCGCATCCGGACAGCGACCCGCGCACCAGCGAGGGCCTGTTCGTGTTCACCGGATCGACCACTCCCGCGGTGGCGGTCGGCGACGCGATCACCGCGCAGGGCAAGGTCAAGGAGTACTACCCGGACGCGCCCGCGACCTCGAACTACCAGTCGCTCACCGAGCTGACCAGTGCACAGTGGACGGTCGACTCTTCGGGCAACCCGCTGCCCGCCCCGACGGTGCTGACTCCGGACCAGGTGCCGGATGTGCTGGCTCCCAACGCGGGCGGCAACATCGAGCCATTGCCGCTCGAGCCGTCGAAGTACGCACTGGATTTCTGGGAATCGCACGAAAGCGAGATCGTCCAGGTTTCTGACGCGCGGGTGGTCGGCCCGAGCAACAAGTACGGCGAGCTTTACGTGACCACGAAGCCGCAGCAGAACCCGACGCCGCGCGGCGGGACTGTGTACCTTGGGTACGACAAGATCAACACCGGGGTGCTGAAGGTCCAGTCGATCATCCCGTCCTCGCAGCAGGCGGCACCGAAGGTCAACACTGGTGACGTGCTCACCGGCGTCACCTCCGGCCCGGTGGAGTACAGCAACTTCGGCGGGTACACGCTGTTCGCGTCGAAGCTGGGTGCGGCCAAGGACAACAAGCTGCAGCGGGAAACCACGCGCAAGCAGCGTCCGGGTGAGCTTTCGGTGGCGACGTACAACGTCGAGAACCTCGCACCGTCCGATTCGGACACCAAGTACGCGCAGCTCGCACACGGCATCGTCGACAACCTCGCGACGCCGGATATCGTTACCCTGGAAGAAATCCAGGACAATAGCGGTGCGACCGACGACGGCACTGTCGATGCGGACGAGACGCTGAAGAAGTTCACCGACGCGATCGTCGCCGCCGGTGGCCCGCAGTACCAGTGGCGGCAGATCAACCCGGTGAACGACGAGGACGGCGGACAACCGGGCGGCAACATCCGGGTCGGCTTCCTGTTCAACCCGTCGCGAGTCTCCTTTGTGGATCGTCCCGGTGGCAGCCCGACTTCTTCGGTGGGCGTGGTTTCCGACCACGGCAAGGCGCATCTGACGCAGTCGCCGGGCCGGGTCGACCCGGGCAATGAAGCGTGGGAGGACAGCCGCAAGCCGCTGGCCGGCGAGTTCGTGTTCCGCGGCCGGACAGTTTTCGTGCTGGCCAACCACTTCAACTCCAAGGGCGGCGACCAGCCGACGCATGGCCGCTACCAGCCGCCGACGCGGAGCTCGGAGGTGCAGCGGCAGAAGCAGGCGACGGTTCTGCAGGGCTTCGTGGCGCAACTGCTCGGCGCGGACCCGCGAGCGAACGTCGTGGTGGCTGGTGACCTGAACGACTACCAGTTCTCGCCTGCGTTGGCGAAGCTGACGTCGGGTGGGTTGTTGAAGGACCTGATCGCGACGCTGCCTCCGGCTGAGCGGTACAGCTATGTGTTCGAGGGACAGTCGCAGGTGTTGGACCACATCCTCGCTTCTGCTGCTCCGCGCGGTGTGGATTATGACGTGGTGCATGTGAATGCTGAGTTCGCGGATCAGGCCAGTGACCATGATCCGCAGGTGGTCCGGTTCCGGCCTTCGGCGGGGAATCCGTTCGCGGACTTCGCCAACGACGTGCTCGACCAGCTGGATCGGTTGCTGCACCGCACGGCGTAGTTAGTTGTACGTGAGGGGAACCCTGAGGGAATCTGATTCCCTCAGGGTTCCCCTCACGGCTGCTGGTTCCTTGGCCGACCGATCTGTGCGCGCTTGCCTGGCTGGATGGAGGGCTTCAGCGATCTTGGGAAGATCTTGAGGCAGAGCCTTCGCTGTGAAGGTCCTCGCGGTCAGCCATTTAAAGAGTGGCCGGGCAATGCTTCCTATCAGCGTGCCGGACGCGGCAACAATTGCCGCGACTTCCGCCACTGTTGCCGTCACGACGTACGCCTCTCCACGCGTAGATCGCCCCGAGCCATGACCGCAGGTGTGATGTCACCGGCTAGAACTGGGCTATATCTAGATCGAGTAGATCTGTATGCATTTGATTATAAAAGTCACACGAACGCGTGAACCGTGATGACGCGGGGCGGATGCTCTCTGGGGTTGGCGTGGCTTACGCCTTCGGGCAGGTTGAGGCGTCTCCGGTCCTGGCATGGAAGATAGGACTGGGCGACTGAGCTTCAGTTGTCCAGTTCACTTCCTGACGCGTTCTCGCCAGCTAGCTTCCGGGGAGAACGCTTTCACAACTTAACGTTTCGCCCGCCAGCCAAGCCCCAACACAGCCTGGACCAGCTCCTGATAACTAGGCTTAACCTCTTCCAAATACCGATCCAAATACTGCGGCCGAGCCGTAGTAATCGGCTGCGGATCGTCCAGTGCCTCAACGAAATTCAGCCGCGAAACATTGTGCAGCGCCATTTTCCACCACCGGCTAGCGCGCTCCCGGGTCTTCTCCTCGCGATCCTGCGCAGCAGCAACCGCGGCATGCGCATCCGCCAGCTGGCGTTCGATCTCGTCCGCCCGCGCCAGTTCCCACGCGCGCAGGCTGTCCGCCGAACCCCTGGCCAGACCGACGATTTCCTTGTACCGCATGGCGGGGCTGGGGGTTCCCTCGGTCACGGCGTGCCTCCCGCGGTCGGCTCGGTTTCTGGGCGCTGGAACGGGATGATGACTTCCGGCGCCCCGTGCGTGGTGCGGTCGAAGAACAATGCCCGGCCCGGCCGCGGCGACCAGTGCACGACCTGACCCGCGGCGAACGGCGACAGCTCGTTGCCCTGGACGTCCAGTGCGGCCCAGGTTCCGATGTCGTCCGTGCCCCCGAAGCCGAGCGTGTCTTTGAGTCGCGCGATGCTGCGCCACCAGCCGATGGTGTGCACACCGTGCGCGGGGCCGTTTTTCAGCAACGTACGCAGGTGGTCGAGGCCGCTCTTCAGCTGTCCGACCGCCTTCGCCTCCAGCGAGGGCAAAGCGGCGTCGACTCCGTACAGCAGCAGGATGCGCGGCGTCGTCGTGGAGAGCGATTCGACGATCGACCCCAGCTCGGTGGAAAGGTCTTCAGTGAGCGTCGCGAGGTGGCCTTCAGCTTCCAGGCGGCTCTTCAAATCCAGGACCGCCGGGGAGCTGGCCACAATGGGGCAGTGGAGCAGGAATTCGACCTGCCCGAGTTCGAGTTGCCGGGAAAGCGATCGCGCGGCGGAGTCCATAATGGACAAGGCCTCCGCGGTCGCCCCGCCGAGTACCGCGATGTTCCGGCCCGGTACCCGAGGCAGTTCGACGCCGCAAGCGGCCTCGGTGACGTCGATCGACTGACCCAGGATCGCCCTCGGCTGAGGGCTCGGCTTGAGTTCCAGGAACGCCGGGAACTGTTCCAGCACCGGCGAATGCGCACCGTCGAACAGGCGCGGCCGAGAGAATCGGCCAGCGTAGAGTTCCCACAGTTTTTGCTGCAGGTTCACGAAAACGTTGCGAGTGCTCGCATCCGGCACGTGCGCGAGCTGGTTCCCGTGTGCGACACCGGAATCGTGGTTGATCACCGCGTGCCACTTGGGTGCGGAGACCGCCGCGTTGTTCGTTTCCGCGAGAACGCGGCGTGCCTTCGGCATGGCGATGCGAAGCGTGCACTGTTCGAACACCGCAGGTTTGCCCCAGAAGGCTTCGATGCCTGCGACGTCTTGGCTGGCCAGGACGAGGTGGATGCCTTGCGAACGGCCACGGCGCGCGATGTCTTCCAGCAGCTGCGTCGCCTGCGCGGTGACTTGGTCACGTCCGGCGAAGAGGTACTGGAATTCGTCGATCACCGCGACGATCCGCGGCCAGTGTCCGCTCGGATCCTGTTCGCGCAGGTCAGCCAGGTTCGTGACCTCGTGCTCCTTCGCCGCGGCGGAGCGGCGGCGCAATTCGTCGGCGAGGAAGCGCAGCAGCGCCAACCCGAATTCGCGGTCGGTGTTGACGTTGACGCCGACCAGTTTCGCGTGCGGCAGCCAGCTGGAGTCTTTGCGACCGGGAGCGAGACCGGCGAACGAGACGCCTTCCTTGAAGTCCAGCAGGTACAACGCCAGCTCGTCGGGCGTGTATCGCGCGGCGAGACTTCCCAGCAGCGCGTACAGGAAGTTCGTTTTCCCCGAACCGCTCGGGCCGCCGATGAGCGCGTGCGGGCTGGCGTCGCCGATCACCACTTCGACGGCTTCGCCCTCGTGGAACCCGATCGGCGCGCGCAGTTCCCGCGCGGAACTCTCCTGGCCGATCTCGGTCGGCATCAGATCGGCGAACGACCGTGGGCCGCCCTGTTTCGAAATGAGCGCTTCGGCGATGCGGTTCGCCGCGCGGATCACCTGACCGGACGGCATCGGCGGATCCAGGTCCACGACCAGGTCGCTGCCGGTCATGCTGCTGACCGCACGGCGTTCGTCCAGCAGGCTGAGCGTTTCGATCGACGCGCTCACCGCGGTGGGCACGTCCACCAGGATCAGGCAGATCCCGGCCGCGAGCGCGCCGCTGGCCACGCGTTTGAGGTCGCGCGCGCGTTCTGCGTCGAGAGTTTCGCCGTTGCCGTACAGCACGGCGATCCGGTACGGCTCCAAGCGCTGGCCGGTGGCTTTTCGCAGTTCCCGCAACGAGGTGTGGCCCGCCTGCATGCCGGTGGCGTGGATCCGGCGGATGTGCCCGGCGAGCTCGTCGAGCAGATCCTCCAGTCGCGTCGGGTCGTACAGCGACAGCGCGCTCGTGCGGCTGAGCGGGTACAGGTCCGGCAGGATCGCGGTGAGCTGGCCGACGTCCCACAGGTGGATTTTCACCGCGCCGGGCTCGAACGCCGACAGCACGCGCATCAGCAGGCCCTGCACGATCCCGTCCACCACCGGCCGGGTTTTCGGCGCGGACGTGATGGCCAGGTGCGATTCGTCCAGCAGCGGCACGGCGACGTCGAACGTGCGCGAGATGTCGCGTCCGGCCGCGGTGGCCGAACCGACCCGCCACAACCCGGGAGCGGTGACGCCGGAATTCGTGCCGACGCGCCCGAGCCATTCGCTCGGCGGCCGCCCGGCCGGGCCCGGCGCGTGCGCGGCGACGAGGTCGCGCAGTTCGCCGGGACCGGCGCTCCAGTCGGTGTAGAAGGCGGTGCGGGTGCCGCCGAGCGCGGCGAACACCTCGTGCGCGGCCGGATGCCGCGCCCACTCCGTCTGCTGGGCCGGATCGGCGTGGTCCATGCCGACCCGGACGATCTCCTGTTCCAGCGTCAGCCGCGCCACCTCGGCCTCGGCCATTTCGCGCGCGCCGGCCGCGGCCCCGAGCACGAGCCCGA
Encoded here:
- a CDS encoding alpha/beta fold hydrolase, with amino-acid sequence MSDVLPVVFVHGIRLSGACWQQQKRLARGRIATPDLPGHGTRRGERFTLDGAVDAVVEAVDEVGGQAVLVGHSLGGYVSIATAARHPDRVASLVGAGCSLVPSSVLRGGFRFARRGLATAADDGASFSAWLLRRVLPAEVAEPVIAAGIASEVIPDVMEAAAGMDPLADLARYPGRVLLLNGRHDHFRLGERRFLAACQDGALQIVPGAGHYLPLTHGEMCARVVDRSREWRDRLAPA
- a CDS encoding CapA family protein, which gives rise to MITLVLGGDVNLQGRANPETALAPLTSLLTGADVRFVNLEGPLSGSTGMDIPHKPNWRHSPPEMVAALTAAEIDVVSVANNVTYPPAAAMASLAVLDRAGIAHCGAGANLAEAHAPAILERPGGRIAFLAYTSLCWPVGQEATEDSPGVAAAGAYTSYQPDPRVLDVPGRPPIVHTTPVRRDLELLLADIRRARAEADHVVVSMHWGIPGEELTEYQVTYAHAIIDAGADLVVGHGPHTVQPVEVYRGCPILYSLGNLVFDWPAMRDRHRDGLLAGCVVGEQMRVELVPIRRDEDNECVPLTGADADDALRRFVELSARRGTNVTVSDGFATVEGLRG
- a CDS encoding FtsK/SpoIIIE domain-containing protein; the encoded protein is MASKSAEQRNRVQTALDRVRHQIGLVLGAAAGAREMAEAEVARLTLEQEIVRVGMDHADPAQQTEWARHPAAHEVFAALGGTRTAFYTDWSAGPGELRDLVAAHAPGPAGRPPSEWLGRVGTNSGVTAPGLWRVGSATAAGRDISRTFDVAVPLLDESHLAITSAPKTRPVVDGIVQGLLMRVLSAFEPGAVKIHLWDVGQLTAILPDLYPLSRTSALSLYDPTRLEDLLDELAGHIRRIHATGMQAGHTSLRELRKATGQRLEPYRIAVLYGNGETLDAERARDLKRVASGALAAGICLILVDVPTAVSASIETLSLLDERRAVSSMTGSDLVVDLDPPMPSGQVIRAANRIAEALISKQGGPRSFADLMPTEIGQESSARELRAPIGFHEGEAVEVVIGDASPHALIGGPSGSGKTNFLYALLGSLAARYTPDELALYLLDFKEGVSFAGLAPGRKDSSWLPHAKLVGVNVNTDREFGLALLRFLADELRRRSAAAKEHEVTNLADLREQDPSGHWPRIVAVIDEFQYLFAGRDQVTAQATQLLEDIARRGRSQGIHLVLASQDVAGIEAFWGKPAVFEQCTLRIAMPKARRVLAETNNAAVSAPKWHAVINHDSGVAHGNQLAHVPDASTRNVFVNLQQKLWELYAGRFSRPRLFDGAHSPVLEQFPAFLELKPSPQPRAILGQSIDVTEAACGVELPRVPGRNIAVLGGATAEALSIMDSAARSLSRQLELGQVEFLLHCPIVASSPAVLDLKSRLEAEGHLATLTEDLSTELGSIVESLSTTTPRILLLYGVDAALPSLEAKAVGQLKSGLDHLRTLLKNGPAHGVHTIGWWRSIARLKDTLGFGGTDDIGTWAALDVQGNELSPFAAGQVVHWSPRPGRALFFDRTTHGAPEVIIPFQRPETEPTAGGTP
- a CDS encoding endonuclease/exonuclease/phosphatase family protein: MTISRRPAGGRSAGGARLTRGAVAVSAAALVLGGLAAPASAAPSADALIAEVYGGGGNSGATLTNDFIELANHGGAPVSLDGYSVQYLPGSASASSKWQVTPLAGAVAPKGRYLVAEGKGNGGTVALPTPDATGAIAMSATAGTVALVSDSAPLTCKTAADCAADSRVKDLVGFGDAVVREGEPAAAPSNTTSVARAATLADTDNNSADFAVGDPTPTNTKGETTGTQPGEPGVPAKIHDIQGTTRISPFKDKQVEDVTGIVTAVRGFGSARGFWITDPHPDSDPRTSEGLFVFTGSTTPAVAVGDAITAQGKVKEYYPDAPATSNYQSLTELTSAQWTVDSSGNPLPAPTVLTPDQVPDVLAPNAGGNIEPLPLEPSKYALDFWESHESEIVQVSDARVVGPSNKYGELYVTTKPQQNPTPRGGTVYLGYDKINTGVLKVQSIIPSSQQAAPKVNTGDVLTGVTSGPVEYSNFGGYTLFASKLGAAKDNKLQRETTRKQRPGELSVATYNVENLAPSDSDTKYAQLAHGIVDNLATPDIVTLEEIQDNSGATDDGTVDADETLKKFTDAIVAAGGPQYQWRQINPVNDEDGGQPGGNIRVGFLFNPSRVSFVDRPGGSPTSSVGVVSDHGKAHLTQSPGRVDPGNEAWEDSRKPLAGEFVFRGRTVFVLANHFNSKGGDQPTHGRYQPPTRSSEVQRQKQATVLQGFVAQLLGADPRANVVVAGDLNDYQFSPALAKLTSGGLLKDLIATLPPAERYSYVFEGQSQVLDHILASAAPRGVDYDVVHVNAEFADQASDHDPQVVRFRPSAGNPFADFANDVLDQLDRLLHRTA
- a CDS encoding TauD/TfdA dioxygenase family protein — its product is MSVDLPARLRSSVTPDDGILEGPRVLHRLSGAEAPYELFTLRPLGRVIGAEISGVDLGAPVSPQLRAELNRALLEWKVLFFRDQHITSEQQRAFAANWGELETNPFIPRGDSDQVVRFTRTAGMPGYENIWHTDVTWRPNPALGSVLRLVEVPPIGGDTMWADMAAAYDNLPADVRERIDGLTAVHDFIPGFDRFTDPDLLAQWQDAYPPVEHPVVRTHPETGRRTLFVNQAFTTHIVGLDRAESDRLLRFLFLQAHTPEFQVRFRWEPDSVAFWDNRATQHYAVNDYHPHVRIAERVAIVGDRPY
- a CDS encoding TetR/AcrR family transcriptional regulator, whose product is MDRTASRPRKADAIFSATLALLADRGYDALTIEAVAAQAGVHKTTIYRTWATKDEVLADALVQAPELTFAIPDTGSLRGDLLELAKQIHRLLSDPANRRIITAVVSALPDRPATAAAAGRFFADRLGREQAVFDRAHDRGELADTADSEMVMDLLGGNLWFHTLIRAKSADDAYLERLVDTVLTGVTR